The genomic DNA CAGGATTTAATGAACCATCCTGGAAACGCATGATTGTTTCCAGAAATTCAAAATGATCATCGTCTTCCGGGGAGGGTTTCATTTTAGAATCATTCATAACTACTCTCTCCGCCAGCAATGGCCAATCGTGTCTGAATGCATTTCTCAAGCAAGCTGTATATTCGAGCTAATGCCTGATAAACAGTGGCTGGTTTTCGGCCTAGGATATTTGCAACATCAATTCCCGAACGACCTTCAAAGTATCGCAATTGCAAGATCCTGCGATTATTGGGAGTCAACTCTTCCAGGCAGTAGGCCATCGCATCACGTGTTTCCGACATGCACTCATCCTGACTTCCAGGCCAGTCTTCCGAGAGCGAACTTAAGGCCTCTTCGGAAAGTCCATAGTACTTACCGTC from Rubinisphaera italica includes the following:
- a CDS encoding sigma-70 family RNA polymerase sigma factor, with the protein product MLTREEATAILLEERLAMTAFVVTIVRSFHMAEDIFQDTCVKTLLREEHFESRDHLLKWARVLSKNRAIDVIRSRDGKYYGLSEEALSSLSEDWPGSQDECMSETRDAMAYCLEELTPNNRRILQLRYFEGRSGIDVANILGRKPATVYQALARIYSLLEKCIQTRLAIAGGESSYE